The Nitratidesulfovibrio sp. genome has a window encoding:
- a CDS encoding class I SAM-dependent rRNA methyltransferase, whose product MKTLILTRGEERRLRVGHLWVFSNEVDVQRTPLKDFAPGEAALVMDDGGRCLGTAYVNPASLICARMVSRRENEPLNADMLRTRIDRALALRQALFDTPHYRLCFGEGDMLPGLVVDRYGDTLVAQITTAGMDVQTDAVVAALVEATGATGVLLRNDTASRELEGLTREVRVAYGSVPDTVEISENGCTFTVPLTAGQKTGWFYDQRDNRAFAARFAKGQDVLDVFCYVGSFGATAARAGAASVTLVDASLPAVELAVENVKANGRAYGPGGVDDADGLEGDAFEAMTELRREGRKFGLVCLDPPAFIKRKKDAKQGLTAYQRANELALDLVADGGVFVTCSCSQHLDREELRRVLTHAAAKRKMQAQIIAQGHQGADHPVHPAMAETDYLKSFTARIFRA is encoded by the coding sequence ATGAAGACACTGATCCTGACACGCGGGGAAGAGCGCCGACTGCGCGTGGGGCACCTGTGGGTGTTCAGCAATGAAGTGGACGTGCAGCGCACGCCGCTCAAGGACTTTGCGCCGGGCGAGGCCGCCCTGGTCATGGACGACGGGGGCCGCTGCCTGGGCACGGCCTACGTGAACCCGGCCTCGCTGATCTGCGCCCGCATGGTGAGCCGCCGCGAGAACGAGCCGCTCAACGCGGACATGCTCAGAACGCGCATTGACCGCGCGCTGGCCTTGCGGCAGGCGCTGTTCGACACGCCGCACTACCGGCTGTGCTTCGGCGAGGGCGACATGCTGCCCGGCTTGGTGGTGGACCGCTACGGCGATACGCTGGTGGCCCAGATCACCACGGCGGGCATGGACGTGCAGACCGACGCGGTGGTTGCCGCGCTGGTGGAGGCCACCGGGGCCACCGGGGTGCTGCTGCGCAACGACACGGCCTCGCGCGAGTTGGAAGGGCTGACCCGCGAGGTGCGCGTGGCGTACGGCTCCGTGCCCGACACGGTGGAAATTTCCGAGAACGGCTGCACCTTCACCGTGCCGCTCACCGCCGGACAGAAGACCGGGTGGTTCTACGACCAGCGCGACAACCGTGCCTTTGCCGCCCGCTTCGCCAAGGGGCAGGACGTGCTGGACGTGTTCTGCTACGTGGGCAGCTTTGGCGCCACGGCGGCGCGCGCGGGCGCGGCCTCGGTAACGCTGGTGGATGCCTCCCTGCCTGCCGTCGAACTGGCGGTGGAAAACGTGAAAGCCAATGGTCGCGCGTACGGGCCGGGTGGTGTGGACGACGCCGACGGACTGGAAGGCGACGCCTTCGAGGCCATGACGGAACTGCGGCGCGAGGGCCGCAAGTTCGGCCTAGTCTGCCTGGACCCGCCCGCGTTCATCAAGCGCAAGAAGGACGCCAAGCAGGGTCTGACGGCCTACCAGCGGGCCAACGAACTGGCACTCGACCTGGTGGCCGATGGGGGTGTATTCGTCACCTGTTCCTGCTCGCAGCACCTCGACAGGGAAGAATTGCGCCGCGTGCTTACCCATGCCGCCGCAAAACGGAAGATGCAGGCCCAGATCATCGCACAGGGGCATCAGGGCGCGGACCATCCGGTACACCCGGCCATGGCCGAGACCGACTACCTGAAATCCTTCACCGCGCGGATATTCCGCGCCTGA